The following DNA comes from Winogradskyella sp. PG-2.
AAAGAAGGAAAAGCTAAGTTTTTAAAACACATATGTGCCCTTTCCAATAGCAATCCTAAAAACAACTCGTATATCGTTATTGGCGTACAAGACGAAGACAATAAAATTATTGGTGTTGACTTCTTTGATGACAGTAAAATTCAAAACCTTATTAATGCATATTTAAGCAATCCACCAATTGTACAATACGAAAATATCCCATTTCCACATTTACCAGATGATAAAGTAGTTGGTTTAGTTACTATAAGGCCCAATGACGACATTACATCACTCAGAAAAAATATTTGGAAATATTATGGTGGTTCTGTTTTCTTTAGAGATGGTAGTATGAGTATGCCCAAGGTTTTTGATATTGAGATTAAGGATGTAAATTCTAAAATTGTTTCTGCCATAGAAAACCATGCTCAGAATAATATTGAACTCACGCTCGATGGTGTTTTTGATTTTATGAATAAACGGCAAGACTTTAATCCTAAATACAAAGTCTTTAAAGAATATTTTGTCCTCTGTTGGTCTGGTGATAAAAAACACGTAAAGGATGAAACCTTTTACTCTAGAGTAGATATAGAGCTTATAAATGAGCAAGTCCGTTTGTTTTATTCAGCATTAGATGAAGTTGCGATTTCTTTTACTGAAGATTCATTTAAGATCGTTGAATATGTTCGACTTGGACTTCAGCAATCTTATAAATATTATAAGCTTGAAGAAAAAACAATTCATTTTGATGATAATGCAAATTATTCTATTGAAGCTCACCTAATTTTCGAACCTCCTCAATTTGATAAAAAGGTATTGCATCATATTTATAATACTAATAATGCCATCCTTGAAAAGCTCGAAAAAAACATCACACTTGCAGAGCACGAGTCTAATGATCTAAAAAATTTGGCTGCGAGTTATCTCATTTGTTATCTCAATGGTTTTGAAGACGCATTACCAAAGCTAGATTATGCAAAGCCATATATTAAGAAGTACGATGATAGTCTTTACAACTCATATAAAGACACGATTAGAATATTACGCAAAGTAAAATACAGTTGATTTAGTCGGATTTAACAACTATTTTACCCTTATTATATGCATCTTATCGAACAATGCATCAAAATACTACAGATTATACATTTTTTTTGACCATTCATCAAAAAATTTAAGGGACAACCGAAATAACTCGCATCTTTGAAGTGCTATTAATCAATTATATAACCTTGTTTCACTCGATTATATCGACCCTGAAACAAGGTTTATTGTTTTTATTAAGTTACACTTATATAAAATTGAGCTTATTAAAAGATTGATTTAAAATAGTAGTATCATCAGCTTCTAACCATTCACTTAAAATGGTAGCGTAAATAGTCCTAAAGTCTATTTCGTATTTTAAGTCACCGTTATTATCTAAGTCACTCAGACTTGCCAAATTATTATAAAAACCTGCTTTTTTTAACTTTTTACCTATTACAAAAACAGCGTTAGCAGCTCCATGATCTGTACCATTTGCTGCATTCTGTTTTACACGTCTTCCAAATTCTGAAAAAGTTAAAATCAAAGTATCTTCAAAAGTGTTATTTCTTTTTAAATCTTTTACAAATGAAGAAACACTTTCAGCGTATTGAGATAATAATCTTGTTTGTTTATTATTTTGATTTGCATGTGTATCAAAACCACCTAAAGAAGTATAAAACACTTTCGTTTCTAAGCCAGAGTTAATAAACTGAGCCACATTTTTAAGTTGCTTTGCAAATTTATTTTGAGGATAGTCTTCTTGAGATAACTTCACTTTAGTATTCTCATAAATATAATTCGCAGAAGACTTGGCTTCTATCATTGTTTGATATAAATACCCTAAATTATGATCACTCAAGTGAGCATCATTATAATGATTAAGGACATTTTTAAAATATGGGTCTTTAGAAGAGTTATATAATACTTTATAATTGCTTGTTGCAATGCCATTAAAATGTTCTCCTTTCATAGCCAAGCTTAATTGCTCATCCATTTCAATTGTATTATAAGGTTTTTTACCGTGTAAATCTAAATAACGTCCTAACCATCCACTTTGTAAATATTCATTAGATCCACTAGCTGTTTGCCAGATATCCATTGATCTAAAATGTGATCGCACGGGATTTGGATAACCTACATTGTTAATAATGGATAGTTCTCCAATATCAAATAAAGACCTTAAAGGTCCTAGACTTGGGTGAAACCCTAAATCATCATTTAATTTTATGATGTCTTTAGTAATTGCTAACCTTGGCCTAGCATTATAATAGATGTCATTATTGTAAGGAATTATAGTATTAAGCCCATCATTACCACCTGCTAATTGAACAATTACAAGTCGTTTGTAACCTAATCTTTCAGCAGCCACAGACTCAAATGCCTTTACAAAACTAGGCACAAAGAACAAGCTACTTGCTAATGCGGTATTTTTTAAAAATTTACGTCTTTCCATAATTATACTATTAGCACATTTGATATTCTGGTAAGGACATTAATTGAATACAATAATCTTTCTTCGATTTTTTGTTCAGTGTTTCTAAATAGTTTGCTGTACCTTTATTTATAATACCCTGAATAATATATGATTCAAGATTCTCTGTTTTTACTGATTTAAATTTTTTAGAAAATGCATCCCAGTCTGGTATGGTTTTAAAAGGTAATTTACTTTTTTTCGTTTAAAGTATTTTTCCCTAAAACTATCATTAAAGTCACCATGTTCTTTTAATGAAATCATTGCATTATTGAGCATTACTGAGGGTAGTTTTAAACGAACCATTATCGTATTAGCATCAATCCACCCTTTATCTCCTTTCCAACCAGCAACATTTGGTGGATCTAATAAGGTTTGTCCAAGTAATTTTTGAAGCTTCAATAAATCCTTTTGTCGTTCAAATTTAATTGAGACCGTATTTGCTATTCCTACTAAAAAATCAATGGGCGATTTTATTTTGGCACCAATATTCTCTTCGTTGTAAAACCAATCTGACATAAAAACAAAGCGCATTAATTTTTCGATATCATAATCTTTAAAAAAAACATTAGTCATAGCATCAATATGTTTTTTATTTGGTGTTGGGTTTACAAAATAGCGATAGACTTTATCCGAAATGAAATGAGCACATTCCCTTTTTTCTAATATTATATCAATGATATTATCACCAGAAAAATTTCCTGTATTTCCAAAAAAAGTTTTGAAACCATTATCGTGTTGAAATTTTCTAAATTTAAAACTTCCCTTAAAGTCGTGATTATAACCTGTAAAAGCCCTAGCACTTTCCTTTATATCTTTCTCAGAATAATGACCTATACCTAAGGTAAAGAGTTCCATCAATTCGCGTACAAAATTCTCATTTGGCTTTGCCCTTCTATTCTGTTTTCCATTTAAATATTTAAGCATTGCCGCTTCCTTAGAAATAGCTTTCACAAAAGCTCTAAAATCACCTAATGCATGCGTTCGCAATGTATTATTATACTTCTTAATAAAAACAATACTATTGTCTTTACAGACAAAATGATTTGCCCAAAATAATGTCATTCGCTCTCTCAATACCTCTTTTGGATTAATTAACCGGTCTATCCAAGCATAATTAAGTTCTAAGACTTTTTTTCTGCTTTTGTCTCTGAGCTCCTTTGCTAATTTTGGATTGTTTTTTAGGTCTAATGGTTTAATACCTTCCAAAAAAGATAGGTCTACATTAATATGAGAAATAGATTTAGATGCTTCAAAAAGAGTATCAACGGTTTTTTTTCTGTTTTGAGGCGTATGTGTTTTAGGACTCAATCCAAAACCTGCACGCCAATTTAAATGCTGAAGTTCTCTCTGTTTCATGTACGTTAGACCTAAATTTTAGTTTATAGTTTAATCTTAACAAAAACTAAACTTATATGTCAATTATAAAAATTGGATATGATTTGTTTTACCACAAAAAAACCGTTTCAAAATGAAACGGTTTTTATACTAAATTATTTTCAAGCGATTACTTTCCGCCATCAAGCTCGTCTTGCCATTTTAGTAAATCAGCCCAACGCCCTTGATAAGCCATTTTAGCTTGCTCTGGCCAAGAACCTGGCTTATGAATTTTAAAACGATCACCACCACTATCTAAAACACTCTGACATTTATCTAAACTACATTCAGATAATGCCTTCCAAGTTTTTACATCATGATTATGGAATAACTCTTGGATTTTTGGCCCAATACCTTCAACAACTGTTAAGTCATTCTCTTTTATTTTCTTGCCGAATACCGCTTTTGCTGCAGCTGCATCAAAAGGAATCAACGTAGCTGAAGAAGTTGCTGTTAATGATGAAGCTAAAGATGCCTTTGTTGTCTTTAAATCTCCTTCTAAACTCATTCTACTCGCTCTACATGCTTCTAAATCTGCTTCTAATCTTCTAATTCTATCGCTATCGTCATTTCCGCCTCCTAAAAGACGACCTAGTAAATAGCCTAATAATGCACTAATTAGACCTACTAATAATGGGATTAATATACACCAATTCATAATTTTATATTGTTTTAAATTTGTTAGTTAATTGTTATTACTGTACGTCTATTTTTAGTACGTCCTTCTTCAGTATTATTATCAGCTATAGGTACTGTTTGGCCTTTAGAAGAGGCTTCTACATTACTATCTAAAATTCCATTTCTTACTAAATAGCTCTTAGCAAAATCGGCACGTTGCTGACCTAGTACTACATTGTTATCAGCATCTCCGGTATTGTCTGTATGACCTGTTACTTGGACTTTAACGCCTAGTTTATCAAAACAACGAGACATATCAGCAATCATTTGACGTTGTTTTGCCGTTAGGCTAATTTGTGCTTCTCCTGTTTTAAAGTATAATACCAAAGGATTCTTTCTAATAGCCTCACATGCAGCTTCAAGAACTTCATCTGTAGCTCCTTCTTCAAAGGTTACAATACCGAATTTTAATGGTCCAAATAATGTGCTTGCATCATCAGGATTGATATCATCATTAAGCTGTCCGTGTGTATCAATTTGTTTAGAAGGCACACCTTGCGATATCAAGTAATTCTTAACCGCATTTGCTCTTGCTAATCCCAAGTTTGGATAGGCAGAATTGTTAGTTTCATCACTACGATAGTAACCCGTAATATCAATATCCTTTAAAGGATTTGCCAAAAGATAATCCTTTAACCTAGCAACTTCAGATGTAACACCTGTTGCAATTGGTTCTAAGATTGAAAAGTTCGATGTTTTAAAATTAAAATTGTCATTAATTTCAATGTTGAAGTCTCCATCAGCATCGGAAATAGTAAATGCATTTCGAGTGGCAGGAATAACTTCAGGCTCTACTATACTATTTGTATCTTCAATTATTGCTTCTTCTCCACTAGGAAAACAATGACAATCGTCACATAAATAGCAATACAATAAAGTACCAATAATGATAGTAAGTAAAATACCTAAAAGGTAAGATGTTTTTTTACTCATTAGTTAGTGTTTTTAGTTAATGGACATTCAAGATATTAAAAAATTTAACATCTTTAGCCATTAGTCTGAAACACAATACTTAAAAAAGTCACAATTCAAAAATGTTCAACTTTCAAATAGGCTTTAATTTTATTTATTTAAGAGGCCTATAAAAAACCTTTTCTCTTTTTAGATGTGTACAATTTCCAACCAAATAAAATACAGCAGAATATCAAAGTTCCTAGACTCAAATAATGAAACCAAAACGGTTCTACACCTTCAAAATCACCTTTAACTCTTGCTACATATGTTAATATCATAACTAAACTCACGTAATAAAAGTAAACCAACTGCTTAGTGAAATTAAGCTTATGGAGCTTAAATGGAGCGACTACA
Coding sequences within:
- a CDS encoding ATP-binding protein: MINKRLLIKHLLAHNDENSFYDKKRKIDIGFKEGKAKFLKHICALSNSNPKNNSYIVIGVQDEDNKIIGVDFFDDSKIQNLINAYLSNPPIVQYENIPFPHLPDDKVVGLVTIRPNDDITSLRKNIWKYYGGSVFFRDGSMSMPKVFDIEIKDVNSKIVSAIENHAQNNIELTLDGVFDFMNKRQDFNPKYKVFKEYFVLCWSGDKKHVKDETFYSRVDIELINEQVRLFYSALDEVAISFTEDSFKIVEYVRLGLQQSYKYYKLEEKTIHFDDNANYSIEAHLIFEPPQFDKKVLHHIYNTNNAILEKLEKNITLAEHESNDLKNLAASYLICYLNGFEDALPKLDYAKPYIKKYDDSLYNSYKDTIRILRKVKYS
- a CDS encoding DUF1501 domain-containing protein, coding for MERRKFLKNTALASSLFFVPSFVKAFESVAAERLGYKRLVIVQLAGGNDGLNTIIPYNNDIYYNARPRLAITKDIIKLNDDLGFHPSLGPLRSLFDIGELSIINNVGYPNPVRSHFRSMDIWQTASGSNEYLQSGWLGRYLDLHGKKPYNTIEMDEQLSLAMKGEHFNGIATSNYKVLYNSSKDPYFKNVLNHYNDAHLSDHNLGYLYQTMIEAKSSANYIYENTKVKLSQEDYPQNKFAKQLKNVAQFINSGLETKVFYTSLGGFDTHANQNNKQTRLLSQYAESVSSFVKDLKRNNTFEDTLILTFSEFGRRVKQNAANGTDHGAANAVFVIGKKLKKAGFYNNLASLSDLDNNGDLKYEIDFRTIYATILSEWLEADDTTILNQSFNKLNFI
- a CDS encoding DUF1800 family protein — translated: MKQRELQHLNWRAGFGLSPKTHTPQNRKKTVDTLFEASKSISHINVDLSFLEGIKPLDLKNNPKLAKELRDKSRKKVLELNYAWIDRLINPKEVLRERMTLFWANHFVCKDNSIVFIKKYNNTLRTHALGDFRAFVKAISKEAAMLKYLNGKQNRRAKPNENFVRELMELFTLGIGHYSEKDIKESARAFTGYNHDFKGSFKFRKFQHDNGFKTFFGNTGNFSGDNIIDIILEKRECAHFISDKVYRYFVNPTPNKKHIDAMTNVFFKDYDIEKLMRFVFMSDWFYNEENIGAKIKSPIDFLVGIANTVSIKFERQKDLLKLQKLLGQTLLDPPNVAGWKGDKGWIDANTIMVRLKLPSVMLNNAMISLKEHGDFNDSFREKYFKRKKVNYLLKPYQTGMHFLKNLNQ
- a CDS encoding OmpA family protein: MSKKTSYLLGILLTIIIGTLLYCYLCDDCHCFPSGEEAIIEDTNSIVEPEVIPATRNAFTISDADGDFNIEINDNFNFKTSNFSILEPIATGVTSEVARLKDYLLANPLKDIDITGYYRSDETNNSAYPNLGLARANAVKNYLISQGVPSKQIDTHGQLNDDINPDDASTLFGPLKFGIVTFEEGATDEVLEAACEAIRKNPLVLYFKTGEAQISLTAKQRQMIADMSRCFDKLGVKVQVTGHTDNTGDADNNVVLGQQRADFAKSYLVRNGILDSNVEASSKGQTVPIADNNTEEGRTKNRRTVITIN